TCCACGAGTCGCGGACCCAGCCGGACGGGCCGGCCGTCGTGCTCCACCCGGATCGGCCCGAGCACGTCGACCCGCAGCAACCCGAGATCACGCTCCGCCCCCGCCCGACGATCGCCGACCCCCCGACTATAGACGGCGGCGAATGGTCACGGCGGGGGCGGAGATCTCACCAGGGGCGCGTGCTCACGTAGACGTTGCCGCCGCCGAACGTGACCGGATCGCTCGCGCAGCCACCGAGGTTCGCGTTCTTCGCGTCGTCGTGGCCCCACAACCGGACCCGGACCGGGTCGATGCCCCCCTGCGGATCCTCGTTCCACGCGTCCCCGTTGTAGGACGTGTCACCCACTTTGTTGTTCTTGAACACGTTACCCACGCCGCAGTCCTCGCTGTCGAAGCGCCAGTCGCTCATGATGGCGTACGCGCCGGCCCGCCAGAACATGTTCCCGTCGGCGACGTTGTACTTGCTGTTGTGGCGGGTCCGGATCGGATCGCCGGTGACGTAGCCGAACCGGTTCCCGGCGATGGTGCTCGAATTGCTGTAGTTGGCGAGGTAGACCCCGTGAATGGCGGCCGGGCTGTCGTCGTTGGCAAGGTAGTAGAAGCGGTTTCCCTCGATCCGGGTGCCGGTCGAGTTCGTCACGTGGACACCGCCGTAGCCCGTGCCCGTACCGTTGGCGTTGTAGTGGTCCCCCAGGTATTGGAACGTGTTTCCCCGGATGACGATGTCGCCGGCCCGGTCCCCCGGCTTCCCGGCGACCCGGATGCCCCCGTTGCGGAAGTACTGGAACGTGTAGCCCTCCACCACCACGCCGCTGTCGGCGGACGTCAGCGTCATGCCGTAGCCGGCTGCGGCCGTGCCGACGTCGTCCCCCGTGGCCGACGTCGGCACGGCCGCCGACCGCATCCGCGATCCGTCGAGCACCACCGCGCCGGTGCCCGGGATGGTCGAGAAGGTCACCCTGCCGCCGCGCGGGGCGTAACTCCACCGGATCGGGGAGGTGAGATGGTGGACGCCGCCCCGCAGCAGGACCCGGGCGTCGCGCGCACCTCGGGCCCGCAGGACCGACTCGGCCGCGGCCACCGAACCCACCGCCCGTTCGGGGGCGCTTCCGTCCCGCTGCTGACCACCGTGGAGGGCGGCCGGCCCGGTCGGGTCCACGTAGACGGTCACCGGGCCCTCCGGCGCGGCCTGGGCCGCACCTCCGGGCAGAGCGGTCGCGGTCGCGACCGCCAACGCCATCGACCAGGCACGGATTCTGCGCATGAGTCATTCCTTCCGTCCGACTGATGCCGACCTCGACAGATTGGAGGCGGGGTGTGGAAACGGCGTGGAAGGTCCCACTCCGCCGGCCGGGTAGGCGAGGTGCGGCGGCGCGGCCGGGCCACCACGGGCGGTTCATCCTCGCGGGTGGACCGCGGTGGGCCCGACGCCCGCCACGAGGGGCAATTCCCTATTGTCCACTGTCACTGTGAGCGACGCCTGTGCGAATTCCCGATCGCATGTTGACGGCCGGAGATCGAAAGGCAATCATGATGGTCACTGGATCCACCTCACGCCAATGTCGGATCCGGTGGCTTCTCCCACTTGACGACGGGATCGCGCCGTAATGCGAGATTCCGCCGGGCGAGCACGCCCGGCGCGCACCGGCAAAAACCCATCGATCGAATAGGACATGCCGCCGCTCGCCCGAGGAGTCCGCCGGTGAAGGGGAACGACGACGCTCTCGCGCCGAGCCGGCCAAGGCCGGTCTCGTGCGGCGCTGAGCTGCAAGAACAGCTCGCGCTGCACGGCGGTCGGC
The genomic region above belongs to Micromonospora sp. WMMD1128 and contains:
- a CDS encoding right-handed parallel beta-helix repeat-containing protein produces the protein MRRIRAWSMALAVATATALPGGAAQAAPEGPVTVYVDPTGPAALHGGQQRDGSAPERAVGSVAAAESVLRARGARDARVLLRGGVHHLTSPIRWSYAPRGGRVTFSTIPGTGAVVLDGSRMRSAAVPTSATGDDVGTAAAGYGMTLTSADSGVVVEGYTFQYFRNGGIRVAGKPGDRAGDIVIRGNTFQYLGDHYNANGTGTGYGGVHVTNSTGTRIEGNRFYYLANDDSPAAIHGVYLANYSNSSTIAGNRFGYVTGDPIRTRHNSKYNVADGNMFWRAGAYAIMSDWRFDSEDCGVGNVFKNNKVGDTSYNGDAWNEDPQGGIDPVRVRLWGHDDAKNANLGGCASDPVTFGGGNVYVSTRPW